One Papaver somniferum cultivar HN1 chromosome 10, ASM357369v1, whole genome shotgun sequence genomic window carries:
- the LOC113319010 gene encoding heme-binding protein 2-like isoform X1 — protein sequence MCDEVRCTHHQSVVESFFLNEEEKKMKMEKYSSLLFICFLCVIVFCNGIETPQFTVIHTESDFEVRLYRESSWMSAPVREMSFEKATKLGFHRLFQYIQGANLNNSRILMTSPVLTSIVPGAGPLHSSAYFVRFYLPLKFQKTPPLPLPELKLQPDAWTSHCIAVRKFPGFARDHNVIKEAEKLAASLSRTKWANSTSSESNYAYSIAQYNSPFQFKRRVNEVSVDLDGSKVEGCRYNSLASY from the exons ATGTGTGATGAAGTAAGATGTACTCATCATCAGTCAGTAGTGGAATCTTTTTTTCtcaacgaagaagaaaaaaaaatgaaaatggagaaatattcTTCCCTATTATTCATCTGTTTTCTATGTGTAATTGTCTTTTGTAATGGTATTGAAACACCTCAATTCACAGTGATTCATACAGAGTCTGATTTTGAGGTTAGACTTTACAGAGAGTCTTCATGGATGTCAGCTCCTGTTCGAGAAATGTCTTTCGAAAAAGCTACTAAACTAGGCTTTCAcag GTTGTTCCAGTATATCCAAGGTGCCAATTTGAACAACTCTAGGATCTTGATGACTAGTCCTGTTCTAACAAGCATTGTCCCTGGCGCCGGACCCCTTCACTCATCCGCCTACTTCGTACGATTCTACTTGCCATTGAAGTTTCAAAAAACCCCTCCCCTTCCCCTTCCTGAACTGAAACTTCAACCTGACGCATGGACAAGTCATTGCATCGCCGTCAGAAAATTTCCAGGCTTTGCAAGGGATCATAACGTCATTAAAGAAGCTGAGAAATTAGCTGCTAGCTTGAGCAGGACTAAGTGGGCAAACTCGACTTCTTCCGAAAGTAACTACGCTTACTCAATTGCACAGTATAACTCCCCCTTTCAGTTTAAAAGGCGTGTGAATGAAGTCTCGGTGGATCTTGATGGATCAAAAGTTGAGGGTTGTCGTTACAACAGCTTAGCTTCATACTAA
- the LOC113319010 gene encoding heme-binding protein 2-like isoform X2, whose translation MCDEVRCTHHQSVVESFFLNEEEKKMKMEKYSSLLFICFLCVIVFCNGIETPQFTVIHTESDFEVRLYRESSWMSAPVREMSFEKATKLGFHRLYQYIRGANLNSSELMMTAPVLTSINPKTRESEYIVRYYVPMEFHGVAPRPSTDLNLQFVKWISHCVAVRKFSGFAADNNLNKEVESLVNSLGKLQLGDSVALNKHQYSIAQYNASTHTVGRLNEVWMDVGSAFIKEGCRSNH comes from the exons ATGTGTGATGAAGTAAGATGTACTCATCATCAGTCAGTAGTGGAATCTTTTTTTCtcaacgaagaagaaaaaaaaatgaaaatggagaaatattcTTCCCTATTATTCATCTGTTTTCTATGTGTAATTGTCTTTTGTAATGGTATTGAAACACCTCAATTCACAGTGATTCATACAGAGTCTGATTTTGAGGTTAGACTTTACAGAGAGTCTTCATGGATGTCAGCTCCTGTTCGAGAAATGTCTTTCGAAAAAGCTACTAAACTAGGCTTTCAcag GTTGTATCAATACATTCGTGGTGCTAATTTAAATTCTTCTGAACTTATGATGACTGCTCCTGTTTTAACAAGCATCAACCCAAAGACACGTGAGTCAGAGTATATTGTGAGGTACTATGTACCCATGGAATTTCATGGGGTAGCTCCACGGCCCTCTACCGATCTTAATTTGCAGTTTGTCAAGTGGATAAGTCATTGTGTAGCGGTTAGGAAATTTTCTGGGTTTGCTGCAGATAATAACTTAAATAAGGAAGTAGAATCTCTAGTGAACAGCTTAGGGAAATTGCAGTTAGGAGACTCTGTGGCCTTAAACAAACATCAGTACTCTATTGCTCAGTACAACGCCTCGACTCACACTGTTGGACGCTTGAATGAAGTTTGGATGGATGTAGGTTCTGCTTTTATTAAAGAGGGATGTCGGTCTAATCATTAA